A single Muntiacus reevesi chromosome 9, mMunRee1.1, whole genome shotgun sequence DNA region contains:
- the LOC136174846 gene encoding olfactory receptor 8K3-like: METQNGTVLSEFILTGVTDRPELQVPLFGLFLIIYVTSAVGNLGMIILTKVDPRLQTPMYFFLRHLALTDLGYSTAVGPTMLMNFVVDQNTISYYMCALQLALFIVFIISELFILAAMSCDRYVAICHPLLYTVIMSQRVCRALVAIPYLYSTFVSLLVTVNIFNSSFCGYNVISHFYCDSLPILSLLCSNTHEIELIILVLSGFDLIFSLLIVLGSYLLILAAIVRMSSAEGRHKDFSTCGTHLTVVTMFYGALIFMYVQPESSHSFDTDKVASIFYTLVIPMLNPLIYSLRNRDVKYALQRTWKKLCNIYP; the protein is encoded by the coding sequence atggaaacacagaatGGAACCGTGCTGAGTGAATTCATCCTCACGGGAGTCACAGACCGCCCCGAGCTGCAGGTTCCACTGTTTGGGCTCTTCCTCATCATCTACGTGACGTCAGCGGTGGGCAACTTGGGCATGATCATCCTCACTAAGGTGGACCCCAGACTGCAgacacccatgtacttctttctcaggcACCTGGCCCTTACTGATCTGGGTTATTCCACAGCTGTAGGACCCACAATGCTGATGAATTTTGTTGTGGATCAGAATACAATCTCCTATTATATGTGTGCCTTGCAGCTGGCTCTCTTCATTGTGTTCATCATTAGTGAGCTTTTCATTCTGGCAGCAATGTCCtgtgaccgctatgtggccatctgtcaccccctgctCTACACGGTCATCATGTCACAAAGGGTGTGCCGGGCGCTGGTGGCAATCCCCTACCTCTATAGCACATTTGTTTCTCTTCTAGTCactgtaaacatttttaattcaTCCTTCTGCGGCTATAATGTCATCAGTCATTTCTACTGTGACAGTCTCCCCATATTATCCCTGCTCTGTTCAAACACACATGAAATTGAATTAATTATCCTGGTCTTATcaggatttgatttgattttctctCTTCTAATAGTCCTTGGGTCTTACCTGCTCATCCTTGCAGCTATTGTCAGGATGAGCTCTGCTGAAGGCAGGCACAAGGATTTTTCTACCTGTGGGACCCACCTGACAGTGGTCACCATGTTCTATGGGGCTTTGATATTTATGTATGTGCAACCAGAGTCCAGTCATTCCTTTGACACTGAtaaagttgcttccatattttacaCCCTTGTTATtcccatgttaaatcccttgATCTATAGTTTAAGAAACAGAGATGTAAAATATGCATTACAAAGGACATGGAAAAAACTTTGCAATATCTATCCTTAA